The Mesorhizobium sp. INR15 region GACAGTTTCGCCAGCGCCTCCTCGGAACCGCTCAGGCGGCTGTTCATCAGCTCGTTGGTGCCGAGCATGATGGAGAATTCGGAGCCGCGCTGCTTCAGCCGAAGTTCTTGTGCGCCATCGGGCGTCTTGGCTGAATCAAGCTGGACCCAGGGGATCACAGGCTAACCCCCTGTTTGGCCGCAATCAGTTCCGAAAACCGGATTTCACTTTTCGCTGGAGCGGTCCTTCGGTTCGGGATCACGGCCTAAGCCACAACAGCCGGCTGGCTCCAGCGGGCAGCGAGCAACCGGTAAGGGATCAATGCGACCACGGCGATGATCAGCTTGACCGAGAGATCGCCCAGCGCCCACGAGACCCAGCGCATGGCGTCGACGTGGAACACACCCATCAGTGGCGCGGTTTCGAGTGCGAAACTGTCGCTTGGACCAGCAAAGGCGAAAGCGGCCGAGAAAGCGATGGTGAAGAATACGGCGGTGTCGAACACCGAGCCGACCAGGGTGCCGATGATTGGCGCGCGCCACCAGCTCTGCCGGCGCAGGCGGTTGAACACGGTCACGTCGAGCAATTGCGCGGACAGGAAGGCGGCGCCGGAAGCCGCGGCGATGCGCACCAGCCGGTCTGCCGCCGTCTCGAACTCGATCAGGCCATGGCGGAACAGGAAGGGTGGGATGAGGATCGAGCAGACCACCGCCGTCATGAAGCCGACAAAGACGATCCGGCGCGCCACGGCGGGGCCATAGCGGCGATTGGCAAGGTCGGTGACCAGGAACGAGAAGGGATAGGTGAAGGCGCCCCAGGTCAGGATATCGGCCAGCGACAGGCCGCCGACCGTGCCCTGCATCGGGAACTGGACAAGAATGTTCGATGCCACGACGACAAGCGCCATGGCGGCCACGAAAGGCAGATATCTCGAGAAGGAAGTCATTTTTTTATCCTGGGTAATGGAACCAGCGGAGCGTCATGCCGAAACCGGATCACGCTCGCTTGTCTGAGCATCGGACCTGATGAAGCCGGTTTGAATGGCTTCGATCCGACACCTGGGCGGTCGTCCCCCGCCTATAAGGCGTGTTAAGCTGCGGCCTGTTCGGCGATCTTCTTGGCGATCTGCTTCTTCAGGAGGCGCGCGCGCTGCGACAGCTCCTTGGCATCGGCCTTGGCCAGGAATGCATCGAGGCCACCGCGATGTTCGACCGAACGCAGGGCGTTGGCGGAAATGCGCAGGCGCACATTCTGGTTCAGGGCTTCCGAGATCAGCGTCACATTGACGAGATTCGGCAGGAAGCGACGCCTGGTCTTGTTGTTGGCGTGGCTCACGTTGTTGCCGGACATGACTGCCTTGGCAGTGAGTTCGCAGGTGCGGGACATTGTTCTAACCTTCAGTTCTCGGGCTTGCCAAACCTTTGTGCCCACGCCGGGTGGCGCGCGGTTCTGGTCAGGCGGCCTTATGGAAAAAGTTGGCGTTCCATAGTTGCATTTCGCCGAGGCGTCAAGCTCCGGCTTCGCCACGGAAGCGCCCGGCATTCCATATTAACGCCGGATTTCACCCTATAAGCGGTCACACAGGGACATGCCAGACCGGAGTTGCCCACCTCCGGCCAAAAATCAAGGACCGATCCCGCCATGCTTCGTTCGTCTTGCGCCCTTGCGGCCCTGCTTGCCATCGCCCTGCCGTCTGCCGCGACAGCTGCCTCACCGGAATCCTTCAAGGGCGAATACACCGTGTCGTTCTTTGGCCTTTCGATCGCGAGATCGACGTTTTCCAGCCGCTATGAGAACGGCGCCTATTTGATCGAAGGCAGCGTCAGCAGCGCCGGCCTGGCCAAGCTATTCGACGACACGCGTGGCACCATCTCGTCTAAGGGCACGATTGCCGGGAAAAAAATGGTGCCGCAGGCGTTTCGTGCCGATTACACCTCCGGCAAGAAGGCATCGGTGGTCGATATCCGCTTTGCCAATGGCACTGTAACCTCGACGCAGGTCATTCCCGCGCCGGGTGAGCGCGACCCCAACAACTGGGTGCCGCTGGGCGCCAGCGATCTGGCGGCAGTGCTGGACCCGATGGCGGCGACCGTCATCCATGCCGACAGTCTGGACAAGGTCTGCGGACGCAAGGTGAAGTTCTACGACGGCGAGATGCGGGCCGATCTCACGCTGACCTACGCCTCGAAAGGGTCGATCTCGGTGCCAGGCTACAAGGGTGACACGGTCACCTGCCGGATGGGTTTCGAGCCCGTGTCGGGTTATCGCAAGGGCCGCAAGGCGCTCAATTATCTCAAGGACCGCAGCCGCATGATGGTGACGTTTGCACCGCTCGGCCAAACCGGGGTATATGCGCCGATCCACGCGACGGTCGGAACGCAGATCGGCACCTTGACCATCAGCGCGGGGCGTTTCGAAGCAATAAATTAGGCGCCGTGGCGCGCCGCCGGAGACGGGCATGGGGCGCGCAACACTGATCGGCTTCTCGGCGGTAGCCATGTGGGCGCTGCTGGCGCTGCTCACCGATGCTTCGGGCGCGGTGCCACCCTTCCTGCTGTCGGCGATTACCTTCACCATCGGCACCGGGGTCGGGCTTGTCGCGCGGCTGTTCATGCCGGCCACCGACAAGAGCCAGAAGATACCGCCGCAGGTCTGGGTAATCGGCATTGCCGGGCTGTTCGGCTATCACTTCTTCTATTTCACCGCGCTGCGCAATGCGCCGGCGGTGGAGGCAAGCCTGATCGCCTATCTGTGGCCGCTGCTGATTGTGCTCGGCTCGGCGCTGATGCCGGGCGAGCGCCTGTCCTGGAACCATGTCGTTGGCGCGCTGCTCGGCCTTGCCGGCACCTTCCTGATCGTCACCAAGGGTGGTGGCCTCGCCTTCGACGCCCGCTATGCCTTCGGCTATGCGATGGCCGCCGTGTGCGCGGTTCTGTGGTCGTCCTATTCGCTCCTGTCGCGGCGCTTCCCATCGGTGCCGACCAGCATCGTGACCTGGTTCTGCGCCGCGACGGCCGTGCTTTCGCTAGCCTGCCACCTCGCGCTGGAAAAGACCGTGCTGCCGGATGGCGCTGGGCAGTGGCTGGCGGTGCTTGGCCTTGGCCTGATGCCGGTGGGTGCGGCCTTCTACGCCTGGGACATCGGCGTGAAGCGCGGCGACATCCAGGTACTAGGCGCGGCAAGCTACGCGGCGCCGCTGCTTTCGACACTGGTGCTGATTTCGGCTGGCTTCGCGGAACCATCGCCGCGCATTCTCGTGGCCTGCGTGCTCATCACCGGCGGCGCGGCGCTGGCGGCAAAATCACTGTTCCTGCGCAAGCCGGCCACGACTGAAAGTGGAGCCAAGGCATGATGCCCTTTCCTGGTGGCATCGACGCCAACGCCAATGCGACGCTGATCTTTTCGGTGGTGGCGGCGGTGATCTACGCCTTCACGCTCGGCATGCAGCCGACGCTTGCCCGGTCCGCCGCCAAGACGCTTGCCGTCGCCATGCTTGGCGTGTTGGCGCAAATGCAAGGCGGGCCGCTACTGCTGGTTGGCGCACTGGCGCTCAGCGCCATCGGTGACGCCTTCCTGTCACGCGACGGCGAAAAGGCCTTTCTCGGCGGACTGGCAAGCTTTCTTCTCGCGCATGTCGTTTATGTCGCGTTGTTCCTGCGCTCTGGCGGCGGCGTGGCATTGCTTGGCGCCGAATCGTGGCGCGGGGCGATCGCGCTGGTGATGATCGTTTTCGCCGTGGTCATGCTGGTGGCGCTGTGGCGCCGCGTTGGCCCTGATCTGTGTGTTCCGATCGCGGTCTATATCGCCGCCATTCTCGCCATGGGCATTTCGGCGCTGACGGTCAGCAATGTCTTGGTCATCGGCGGCGCGCTTCTGTTCATGGCGTCGGACGGGCTGCTTGCCACGGAAAAGTTTCTGATGGCCGCCATCTCGCCGCATCGGGCCTGGATGCGCCTGGCTGTCTGGGTGCTGTACTACGCCGCCCAGCTGGCGATCACGTTTGGGTTCTTACTGAGTTAAGATTGTTTCGGCTGCCAGCCCGGCGCGGCGAGTTCGAACGCCGCGAAATCAAACCCTGGCGCCACGGTGCAGCCGGCCAGTGTCCACTCGCCCAGGCTGCGCGCCGATTGCCACCAGCCCGCTGGCACGACGAGCTGCGGCCGTTCGCCCGCCGACAACTCGGTGCCAAGCACCTGTTCGATGACCTGATTAGCCATTGCGCCGTCTTCCTGATGCATCGACAGCACGAGCGGGGCGCCGGCATAGAAATGCCAGACCTCGGCAGCATCCTTCACGCGGTGCCAGGCCGGCCTTTGATCGCCTTCCAGCAGGAAATAGATCGCCGTCGAATGGCTGCGCGGGCCGCCGGCGCTATCGCGAAAGGTTTCCGTGTACCAGCCGCCTTCGGGGTGAGGCTTCAACCCGAGCATCGCGATGATTTCAGCCGCGCTGGTCATGGGTTCGGTCCTTGCGTTTGAGCCTCGGATTTTCCCAAAACCGGCATCCACTTGGACCGATGCTTTAGAAATTGTCCTTGCGCTTGCGGATCTCGGCGAACACGTCGGCATCGGAGGCTGTCTCCATGCCGAGATGTTTGCGGATTGCCGGATCGTGCCAGCGCAGGAACGGGTTTGTCGAGAGCTCTTCGCCGATCGTGGTCGGCAGCGTCGCCTTGTTGTCGGCTCGCAGGGCCTCGATCTTCGCCGCACGTTCCTTCAGCGCCGAGTTGGTCGGATCGACGCTCAAGGCGAAACGGGCGTTGGAGAGCGTATACTCATGGCCGCAATAGATGGCGGTCTCGGCGGGAAGTGCCGCGAGTTTCTTCAAGGACTCGTACATGACAGGGGGCTTGCATTCGAACAGCCGCCCGCAGCCCAGCGCAAACAGCGTGTCGGCGGTGAATGCCACTTTCGAACCAGGCATATGGTAGGAGACGTGGCCGGCGGTATGGCCGGGCGTTGCAATCACATCGATCCGCTCTTCGCCGAGATGCAGGACAGAGCCTTGCTCGACGGTTTCGTCGATGCCTGGAATCTTGTCCTTCTCCGCCTCCGGTCCGACGATGCGCAGCTTGAAGCGCTCCTTCAGGGCCAGGTTGGCCTCGACGTGATCGGCGTGATGATGCGTGGTCAGGATCATCGTCGGCGTCCAGCCGGTGCGCTTGAGGGCAGCCAGGATCGGCGCCTCCTCGGGTGCGTCGATGATCGCGGTCTGTCCACTTTTGGGGTCATGTACCAGCACGCCGAAATTGTCGCTGCGGCACATGAATTGTTCGATTTCGACCGGCATCGAATTGCTCCATTCGTTGCCGCAGACATAGGGCGCTTGCGGGTGGATGTCATCCCGGAATGTCGAAATGACATTCCCGGTATGTCGGATGACGCTCCGCAAAGTCGCGTCGCCTTGGACGTTTTGTTGAACTTGGCCGATATCGCGGCTACATCCCTCGCATGCATTCCGACATCGTCGATCTCCGTTCCTTCTATTCGACCACGCTCGGCCGGTTCGCCGAACGCTCGATCACCATGGCGCTGTCATCGATATGGGCAGCCGTGCCCAACGAGCGGCTGGTCGGCCTCGGCTATACCTTGCCATGGCTGGAGCGGTTCGGCACCGACGCTGAGCGGGTCTTTGCCTTCATGCCGGCGACGCAGGGCGCGGTGGTCTGGCCGGCGACGGGGCCGACGGCGACCGCGCTTGTCTTCGACGAGGAACTGCCGCTGGTCGATTCCTGTATCGACCGCATGCTGCTTGTCCACTCGCTCGAGCATGTCGAAAACCCGCGTGAAACGCTGAACGAGATCTGGCGAGTGCTGTCGCCGGCTGGCCGGGTCGTCATTGTCGTGCCCAACCGGCGGGGTGTGTGGGCGCGCTTCGAGCATACGCCGTTCGGCAACGGCCGGCCGTTTTCGCGCGGCCAGCTCACCGAATTGCTGCGCGAGGCGAATTTCACCCCTGCCTCCTGGTCGGACGCGCTGTTCTTCCCGCCATCGCGGCGCCGTTTCATGATGCGTTTTCACAATGTGCTGGAACGCGTCGGGCGGCGGCTGTGGCCGATCTTTTCCGGCGTCATCGTCGTCGAGGCGCAGAAACGGCTCTATCAAGGCGTGCCGGTCGCCCAGCGTGCCTCGCGCCGTGTCTTCATGCCGGTGTTGTCACCGCATGGCGCGACGCGGCTTGGCCGGCTTGCCGAGGGCGCGGACGCAATGCCGTCAGGCCGGCGGGTGACAACTCCGTGATCGCTGCTGGTTTCTCCATCCGGTTTCAGCACTGTTTCTGAGCGCAAGGACCTTGGCCATGGCTGATCATCCGGACACCGACGCCACGGCCCAATCGGCTGCGGTCGAAGCCAGCAGCCTGCGAGATCAGGTGGCGACGATCAGGCGGGCGCTGGCGGGATCGCCGGTTCGCAAAACCCTGCTCTGGATGTCCCTTGGCATCATGGCCGTCATTATCGCGACCTCGGCTGGACAAGTCCTGCTCAACCGCTGGAACCAGCCTTTCTACGATGCGCTTGCACGCCGCGACATGGCGGCCTTCCTGCACCAACTGCTTGTCTTCGCGGCCATCGCCAGCGGCCTTCTGGTGCTCAATATCGGCCAGACCTGGCTTAACCAGATGATCCGGCTGAAGCTGCGCGAGGCGCTAACGCTCGACCTGATCGACCAGTGGATGCGGCCGGCACGCGCCTTTCGCCTGGCCAATGCCGGCGCGATCGGCGTCAATCCCGATCAGCGCATGCAGCAGGACGCCGCGCATCTCTCCGATCTGTCGACGGACCTCGGCGTCGGCCTGCTGCAGTCATTCATCCTGCTCGTGTCCTTTGTCGGCGTGCTGTGGGAGTTGTCTTCGGGCTTTGTGTTCCAC contains the following coding sequences:
- a CDS encoding queuosine precursor transporter, with the translated sequence MTSFSRYLPFVAAMALVVVASNILVQFPMQGTVGGLSLADILTWGAFTYPFSFLVTDLANRRYGPAVARRIVFVGFMTAVVCSILIPPFLFRHGLIEFETAADRLVRIAAASGAAFLSAQLLDVTVFNRLRRQSWWRAPIIGTLVGSVFDTAVFFTIAFSAAFAFAGPSDSFALETAPLMGVFHVDAMRWVSWALGDLSVKLIIAVVALIPYRLLAARWSQPAVVA
- the rpmB gene encoding 50S ribosomal protein L28, with the translated sequence MSRTCELTAKAVMSGNNVSHANNKTRRRFLPNLVNVTLISEALNQNVRLRISANALRSVEHRGGLDAFLAKADAKELSQRARLLKKQIAKKIAEQAAA
- a CDS encoding DUF3108 domain-containing protein, translated to MLRSSCALAALLAIALPSAATAASPESFKGEYTVSFFGLSIARSTFSSRYENGAYLIEGSVSSAGLAKLFDDTRGTISSKGTIAGKKMVPQAFRADYTSGKKASVVDIRFANGTVTSTQVIPAPGERDPNNWVPLGASDLAAVLDPMAATVIHADSLDKVCGRKVKFYDGEMRADLTLTYASKGSISVPGYKGDTVTCRMGFEPVSGYRKGRKALNYLKDRSRMMVTFAPLGQTGVYAPIHATVGTQIGTLTISAGRFEAIN
- a CDS encoding DMT family transporter; translation: MGRATLIGFSAVAMWALLALLTDASGAVPPFLLSAITFTIGTGVGLVARLFMPATDKSQKIPPQVWVIGIAGLFGYHFFYFTALRNAPAVEASLIAYLWPLLIVLGSALMPGERLSWNHVVGALLGLAGTFLIVTKGGGLAFDARYAFGYAMAAVCAVLWSSYSLLSRRFPSVPTSIVTWFCAATAVLSLACHLALEKTVLPDGAGQWLAVLGLGLMPVGAAFYAWDIGVKRGDIQVLGAASYAAPLLSTLVLISAGFAEPSPRILVACVLITGGAALAAKSLFLRKPATTESGAKA
- a CDS encoding lysoplasmalogenase, with product MMPFPGGIDANANATLIFSVVAAVIYAFTLGMQPTLARSAAKTLAVAMLGVLAQMQGGPLLLVGALALSAIGDAFLSRDGEKAFLGGLASFLLAHVVYVALFLRSGGGVALLGAESWRGAIALVMIVFAVVMLVALWRRVGPDLCVPIAVYIAAILAMGISALTVSNVLVIGGALLFMASDGLLATEKFLMAAISPHRAWMRLAVWVLYYAAQLAITFGFLLS
- a CDS encoding cupin domain-containing protein, with the protein product MTSAAEIIAMLGLKPHPEGGWYTETFRDSAGGPRSHSTAIYFLLEGDQRPAWHRVKDAAEVWHFYAGAPLVLSMHQEDGAMANQVIEQVLGTELSAGERPQLVVPAGWWQSARSLGEWTLAGCTVAPGFDFAAFELAAPGWQPKQS
- the gloB gene encoding hydroxyacylglutathione hydrolase, whose protein sequence is MPVEIEQFMCRSDNFGVLVHDPKSGQTAIIDAPEEAPILAALKRTGWTPTMILTTHHHADHVEANLALKERFKLRIVGPEAEKDKIPGIDETVEQGSVLHLGEERIDVIATPGHTAGHVSYHMPGSKVAFTADTLFALGCGRLFECKPPVMYESLKKLAALPAETAIYCGHEYTLSNARFALSVDPTNSALKERAAKIEALRADNKATLPTTIGEELSTNPFLRWHDPAIRKHLGMETASDADVFAEIRKRKDNF
- a CDS encoding class I SAM-dependent methyltransferase, whose amino-acid sequence is MHSDIVDLRSFYSTTLGRFAERSITMALSSIWAAVPNERLVGLGYTLPWLERFGTDAERVFAFMPATQGAVVWPATGPTATALVFDEELPLVDSCIDRMLLVHSLEHVENPRETLNEIWRVLSPAGRVVIVVPNRRGVWARFEHTPFGNGRPFSRGQLTELLREANFTPASWSDALFFPPSRRRFMMRFHNVLERVGRRLWPIFSGVIVVEAQKRLYQGVPVAQRASRRVFMPVLSPHGATRLGRLAEGADAMPSGRRVTTP